One window of the Oceanicaulis sp. genome contains the following:
- the hemN gene encoding oxygen-independent coproporphyrinogen III oxidase codes for MITRPDPAVRRDTLLRFATERSPRYTSYPTAPHFHAGIDAGEYASWLERLHPEAPVSLYLHVPYCKTLCWYCGCNTRATTRPEPVAAYFEILLKELALVADRLPARMTISHLALGGGTPAVLTPAQIDRLMSAVRDRFDFAENAEIAIEIDPRHFTREDAQGLARAGFTRASTGVQSFDPAVQAAINRIQPYELVEAAFTRLREAGVTKINADLLYGLPRQDVDSARASAEAAAALQPDRLAVFGYAHVPHMKSHQNLIKEAELPGPESRLAQADAMEEALIACGYDAIGIDHYALPGDPMAIAARAGTLGRNFQGYTTDKAEVLIPIGASAIGQTPEGYVQNIADVRSWGQTVEAGGLPVARGVAVSADDDMRRAIIAALMTDLSADPAEIAARHGLPEPRADLIALERAGVVRREGSKIIVNPAYKPLARLAAAAFDGYLATGEAKHSVSV; via the coding sequence ATGATCACGAGACCCGATCCGGCGGTCCGCCGCGACACGCTGCTGCGCTTCGCCACCGAACGCAGCCCGCGCTACACCAGCTATCCCACCGCGCCGCATTTCCACGCCGGCATAGACGCGGGCGAGTACGCCTCCTGGCTCGAACGGCTCCACCCCGAAGCGCCGGTCTCGCTTTATCTGCACGTGCCCTATTGCAAGACGCTGTGCTGGTATTGCGGCTGCAACACGCGCGCGACGACCCGGCCCGAGCCGGTCGCGGCCTATTTCGAGATCCTGCTCAAGGAGCTGGCGCTGGTCGCTGACCGTCTGCCCGCGCGCATGACGATCTCTCATCTGGCGCTGGGCGGCGGCACGCCGGCCGTGCTCACCCCGGCGCAGATCGACCGTCTGATGAGCGCGGTACGCGACCGATTTGATTTCGCCGAAAACGCCGAGATCGCCATCGAGATCGACCCGCGCCATTTCACGCGGGAGGACGCGCAGGGCCTCGCCCGCGCCGGGTTCACCCGCGCCTCGACGGGCGTGCAGAGCTTCGATCCGGCGGTGCAGGCCGCAATCAACCGCATCCAGCCCTATGAGCTGGTCGAGGCCGCCTTCACCCGGCTGCGCGAGGCGGGCGTGACGAAGATCAACGCCGATCTTCTTTACGGCCTGCCGCGTCAGGACGTCGACAGCGCGCGCGCCAGCGCCGAGGCCGCCGCCGCGCTGCAGCCCGACCGGCTGGCGGTGTTCGGCTACGCCCACGTGCCGCACATGAAATCACATCAGAACCTCATCAAGGAGGCCGAGCTGCCCGGCCCTGAAAGTCGGCTGGCCCAGGCCGACGCCATGGAGGAGGCGCTGATCGCCTGCGGCTATGACGCGATCGGCATCGACCATTACGCCCTGCCCGGCGATCCCATGGCGATCGCCGCGCGCGCCGGTACGCTGGGCCGCAATTTCCAGGGCTACACCACCGACAAGGCGGAGGTGCTGATCCCGATCGGCGCCTCGGCCATCGGCCAGACGCCCGAAGGCTATGTGCAGAACATCGCCGACGTGCGCAGCTGGGGCCAGACGGTCGAGGCCGGCGGCCTGCCGGTCGCCCGCGGCGTCGCGGTCAGCGCGGACGACGACATGCGCCGCGCGATCATCGCCGCCCTGATGACCGATCTCAGCGCCGATCCGGCCGAAATCGCCGCCCGCCACGGCCTGCCCGAACCGCGCGCCGACCTCATTGCGCTCGAACGCGCCGGCGTCGTGCGCCGCGAAGGCTCGAAAATCATCGTGAACCCCGCCTACAAACCCCTCGCCCGCCTCGCCGCAGCCGCCTTCGACGGGTATCTCGCGACCGGCGAGGCCAAGCACTCGGTGTCGGTTTAA
- a CDS encoding hydroxymethylglutaryl-CoA reductase: protein MTQRKNDTRTAIPRRREDDHSADAAHERRTFLAERTGAGLHHVGRASIDPAVTAGNIENYIGCAQVPIGAAGPLRVRGEHVQDEDVYVPLATTEGTLVASYNRGMRILSEAGGVKTTIHERFMQRAPVFHFEDARGARAFRDWLGANEDAIRTAAEASSSVVKLSHWESYAVGPMLHVRFNFTTGDAAGQNMAGKAADAACRWIAAHHPGGARYTLSGAMDTDKKHSQLNVLHSRGARVIAEARIPDRILKARVGAAAADLFRARLNSFSGSVMAGSANNGMHAANALAALFIATGQDAANVAESHAAMTYVRLEDDPETGEPAYYWSITLPALIVATFGGGTGLPTQSECLELLGCKGAGKVGRFIEICAATVLAGEVSLAGAVVAGDWVESHERLGRNR, encoded by the coding sequence ATGACCCAGCGCAAGAACGACACCCGCACCGCCATTCCCCGCCGCCGCGAGGACGATCACAGCGCAGACGCCGCCCATGAGCGCCGCACCTTCCTGGCCGAGCGCACGGGCGCGGGGCTCCATCATGTGGGCCGCGCCTCGATCGATCCGGCGGTGACGGCGGGAAACATCGAGAACTATATCGGCTGCGCCCAGGTCCCGATCGGCGCGGCGGGGCCGTTACGTGTGCGCGGCGAGCACGTCCAGGACGAGGACGTCTACGTGCCGCTGGCGACCACTGAGGGCACGCTGGTGGCGAGCTATAATCGCGGCATGCGGATCCTCAGCGAAGCGGGCGGGGTGAAAACGACCATTCACGAACGCTTCATGCAGCGCGCGCCGGTGTTTCACTTCGAGGATGCGCGCGGCGCGCGGGCCTTCCGCGACTGGCTCGGCGCCAACGAAGACGCGATCCGCACCGCCGCCGAGGCGAGCTCCTCGGTGGTGAAGCTAAGCCATTGGGAGAGTTATGCGGTCGGCCCGATGCTGCATGTCCGGTTCAACTTCACCACCGGCGACGCGGCGGGCCAGAACATGGCCGGCAAGGCCGCCGACGCCGCCTGCCGCTGGATCGCGGCGCACCATCCCGGCGGGGCGCGCTACACGCTGTCCGGCGCGATGGACACCGACAAGAAGCACTCCCAGCTCAACGTGCTCCACTCGCGCGGCGCGCGGGTGATCGCCGAGGCGCGCATCCCCGACCGCATCCTGAAAGCGCGCGTGGGCGCGGCGGCGGCCGATCTGTTCCGGGCGCGGCTCAATTCGTTCTCCGGATCGGTGATGGCGGGCTCGGCCAATAACGGCATGCACGCGGCGAACGCACTGGCCGCGCTGTTCATCGCCACCGGCCAGGACGCCGCGAACGTCGCCGAGAGTCATGCGGCGATGACATACGTGCGCCTTGAAGACGACCCGGAGACCGGCGAGCCGGCCTATTACTGGTCGATCACCCTGCCAGCCCTGATCGTGGCGACCTTCGGGGGCGGCACGGGCCTGCCCACCCAATCTGAATGCCTTGAGCTTCTGGGCTGCAAAGGCGCAGGCAAGGTGGGACGCTTCATCGAGATCTGCGCGGCCACGGTGCTGGCCGGCGAAGTGAGCCTCGCCGGCGCTGTCGTCGCGGGCGACTGGGTGGAAAGCCATGAACGGCTGGGGCGCAACCGGTAG
- the pheT gene encoding phenylalanine--tRNA ligase subunit beta: MKFTLSWLRDHLDTSLSLDALAEAMTMAGLEIEDIDNPAEKLADFTVAHVKDAQPHPDADRLRVCTVETKDGTKQIVCGAPNARAGMTAIYAPLGTYIPGLDFALDKKPRKIRGIESHGMLCSTKEIEAGEDHDGIADLEGDWPVGTPAAKALGLDDPVIDFEVTPNRPDWLGVYGIARDLAAAGAGALVSKPVEPVKGQGACPVSIALDWPEACPVFAGRVITGVKNGPSPDWLQQRLIAIGLRPINLLVDVTNFISYDRARPLHVYDLAKIGRTIRARKGAGEADRFEALDGRDYAPAEHHCVIADDERCLGLGGVMGGEHSGCTEATTDVFIESAWFDPGVTRITARELGIDSDAKYRFERGVDPESVMDGIELATALIVKYGGGTPSEVTMAGEAPARPEPIAFDPARVKKLLGLDLSEDEIEKILSSLGFEVSRGERWSVAVPSWRHDCTEAADLIEEIARIAGYDRLPTTPFRRPEGERFEAPATELQNRVRAARRAIAMAGYQEAITWSFCRHDEADLFGGAGEGLQLANPISSELDVMRPSALIHLLKALQKSADRGMEDARYFEAGPIYLNDSPDGQRTVIAGARRVIAGRDWRGAEAPDLFDIKADALAALAAAGAPADNAQISADARGWWHPGRSGVIRLGRNVLAEFGEIHPRVLKALDIDGRVVAFEVFLDQIPAAKKKPLKARPALSLPELNPVRRDFAFLAPADLPAAELLKALKGADKQLVTDAILFDVYTGKGVPEGQVSLAVEVTLQPGEKTLTDAEIEAVSKKIVAAGEKAGASLRG; this comes from the coding sequence ATGAAATTCACCCTCTCCTGGCTCCGCGACCATCTCGACACGTCGCTCTCCCTCGACGCTCTCGCCGAGGCCATGACCATGGCCGGCCTCGAGATCGAGGACATCGACAATCCGGCCGAGAAGCTCGCCGATTTCACCGTCGCGCACGTCAAGGACGCCCAGCCGCACCCTGACGCCGACAGGCTGCGCGTGTGCACGGTGGAAACGAAAGACGGGACCAAACAGATCGTCTGCGGCGCGCCCAATGCGCGCGCCGGCATGACCGCGATCTACGCCCCGCTGGGCACGTATATTCCGGGCCTCGACTTCGCGCTCGACAAGAAGCCCAGAAAAATCCGCGGCATCGAAAGCCACGGCATGCTGTGCTCGACCAAAGAGATCGAGGCCGGCGAGGATCATGACGGCATCGCCGACCTCGAAGGCGACTGGCCCGTCGGCACGCCGGCTGCGAAGGCGCTGGGGCTGGACGATCCGGTCATCGATTTCGAGGTCACGCCGAACCGTCCCGACTGGCTCGGGGTGTACGGCATCGCGCGCGATCTGGCCGCCGCCGGTGCGGGCGCGCTGGTCTCAAAGCCGGTCGAGCCTGTGAAGGGGCAGGGCGCCTGCCCGGTCTCCATCGCGCTCGACTGGCCCGAAGCCTGCCCGGTCTTCGCCGGCCGTGTGATCACCGGCGTGAAGAACGGTCCCTCCCCGGACTGGCTGCAGCAGCGCCTGATCGCGATCGGCCTGCGCCCGATCAACCTGCTCGTGGACGTGACGAACTTCATCTCCTACGACCGCGCCCGGCCGCTGCACGTCTATGATCTCGCCAAGATCGGCCGCACGATCCGTGCACGGAAAGGCGCCGGCGAGGCCGACCGGTTCGAGGCGCTGGACGGGCGGGACTACGCCCCGGCCGAACATCACTGCGTCATCGCCGACGATGAGCGCTGCCTGGGCCTTGGCGGGGTGATGGGCGGCGAGCATTCGGGCTGCACGGAGGCGACCACGGACGTCTTCATCGAGAGCGCCTGGTTCGATCCCGGCGTCACCCGGATCACCGCGCGTGAACTCGGTATCGATTCAGACGCCAAATACCGCTTCGAGCGCGGCGTCGATCCTGAAAGCGTGATGGACGGGATCGAGCTCGCCACCGCGCTGATCGTGAAATACGGCGGAGGGACGCCGAGCGAAGTCACCATGGCCGGCGAAGCGCCCGCGCGCCCCGAGCCGATCGCGTTCGATCCGGCGCGGGTGAAGAAGCTTCTGGGCCTCGACCTCTCCGAAGACGAGATCGAAAAAATCCTGTCCTCGCTCGGTTTCGAGGTGAGCCGCGGCGAGCGCTGGAGCGTGGCCGTGCCCAGCTGGCGGCACGATTGCACCGAGGCGGCGGACCTGATCGAGGAAATCGCCCGCATCGCCGGGTATGACCGCCTGCCCACCACGCCCTTCCGCCGCCCAGAGGGCGAGCGCTTCGAGGCGCCCGCGACCGAGCTTCAAAACCGGGTGCGCGCCGCGCGCCGGGCGATCGCCATGGCGGGCTATCAGGAGGCGATCACCTGGTCGTTCTGCCGCCATGACGAGGCCGATCTATTCGGCGGCGCGGGCGAAGGTCTGCAACTCGCCAATCCGATCAGCTCCGAGCTCGACGTGATGCGCCCCAGCGCGCTGATCCATCTCCTGAAGGCGCTTCAGAAAAGCGCCGACCGCGGCATGGAGGACGCGCGCTATTTCGAGGCCGGCCCGATCTATCTCAACGACAGCCCCGACGGCCAGCGGACCGTGATCGCCGGCGCGCGCCGGGTGATCGCGGGCCGCGACTGGCGCGGCGCGGAGGCGCCCGACCTGTTCGACATCAAGGCCGACGCCCTGGCCGCGCTCGCGGCCGCCGGCGCGCCGGCCGACAACGCGCAGATCAGCGCGGACGCGCGCGGCTGGTGGCATCCGGGCCGCTCGGGCGTCATCCGGCTCGGCCGCAACGTGCTGGCCGAATTCGGCGAGATCCACCCCAGGGTCCTCAAGGCGCTCGACATCGACGGCCGCGTGGTCGCCTTCGAGGTGTTCCTCGACCAGATTCCGGCCGCGAAGAAAAAGCCGCTCAAGGCCCGCCCCGCGCTCAGCCTGCCGGAGCTCAATCCGGTCCGCCGCGACTTCGCCTTCCTGGCCCCCGCAGACCTGCCCGCCGCAGAGCTTCTCAAGGCGCTCAAGGGCGCGGACAAGCAGCTGGTGACCGACGCGATCCTGTTCGACGTCTACACCGGAAAGGGCGTGCCCGAAGGCCAGGTGAGCCTCGCCGTCGAGGTCACGCTGCAGCCCGGCGAGAAGACGCTGACCGACGCGGAAATCGAGGCGGTGTCGAAGAAGATCGTCGCTGCAGGCGAAAAGGCGGGGGCGAGCCTGAGGGGGTAG